Sequence from the Miscanthus floridulus cultivar M001 chromosome 16, ASM1932011v1, whole genome shotgun sequence genome:
atgtcgatcatatggacatttgttcaattatttgcttactagctaagctatctcccatgtgtgtgtgtgtgtgtgtgtgtgtgtatatatatatatatatatatatatatatatatgttgactctagttaatgtcgatcatatttgtgtataaaaacatatgcagcaatcactggatattgatggtcatcgatatggccaatagatagttgagcatcttagactcgttaagaaaagaataaacagagtaccaagacatgatagatattatccaagggtaatttggtctctctagcaactatatataccccgatctcttaactgcaataattattaaaggccaaattaattttttattttattgggcacagtgtttggaaaagtttcattgaggaacaccacatgaaatattgcaaagcgccactggatgtaatcgcacacaaaggaagtactagctacatttatatatatatatatatatatatatatatatatatatatataattcaattaacaccatgcatgctttcaattcaccggatcttttttctcgtaaaagtgggttctgaggcaagaacagggaaacaactactgcggatactatgtttgcgagttcatcatggcgtatgcaaaaagaactcctgaagagatcctcaaagtacgttatataaatatatgcatatattcacaatttcttttgttgctcttatatatatatataagtaatcacgtgaccaacatatatatatatatatatatatatatatatatatatattaatactttttctttaacttttattgaagactatggttgaaggaaaaagtcatacgacgtgaccaactgaaagtaatttaagagaccatagcaggatttcttaatgaccaggtcctcaaccccgccgacgagttctacaatgacgtcaacgaaacatggaagccaaaccagatggagtgaatttgttatcccaaggatatgatagaatatacaatgcaagctttatttataatatatatatatatatatatatatatatatatatatatatatatatatatatatatatatatatatatatatatatattatatgtacataaaacaacgtacaatatatgtatatgcatgtaatatatacgttagtttcatactttagtttgtacaaaatgttcgaatattataaacgtgtagaatacgtatattactagcagcgtagaatgcgtatacgaaaacctattcaaaaatcaaaacgaatcatcaattgaaaatagaaacaaaaaaaagaaaaaaaaggaaacatttagtcccggttggtaataccaaccgggactaaagggccaccccgcgtggccaggccgggaggcctctttagtcctggttggtcttaccaaccgggactccTTTAGTCCCGAGTGAGAAGGcgagactaaaggaggggccttttagtcccggattcgtgctctcggttgggaaaccgggactgaagaggTTTCACAACTGAGAGTAAagcccgtttctgtactagtgagtAGCGGTGTGGGGCCCAGCCTAATGCGTGGTGCCACAGGTTCggcagtgttttttttttttttggaatttacAGAGGCAGGCATGTGACCAACTTCACTTTTCTCGATTAACAGTGAAGATGTGATTGGAGACTGGCGCCATGCCCACCTCTGTAAACCCACTTGGACTGTCTCTGTAAATCTCTTATGTGGTAGTGTGTAGGGTTCTAGGAGTTGACCTGAATGGACCAAAATTCGTGGGATAAAATGGACAGTCCTGAGAAAAAAATAAATTAGACACAATAATTTTGCTCAATTTAAGTTTTCTTCCCGGCTCAAGGTCTAAACCAGCCAGCGAATAGCTTACACTGCTATAAAAGTCTTTTGAATCACATGAATCCGAGCATGTTAGAGGCGTGCGTGGATAGTGAGCGCGACTAGGCAACCGGAGAGCGGAGAGAGTGGTTGAAGGAGCTCGAGCATGCATGGATGCTAGTCACCCTACAGTGGcaccgttcgcgtgcccttaaacccggcttatccgcttcttttttcatccgaaacagtatttttctctcacaaattcctccagaattcctacaaaccatccaaatttctccacaaccataccagccgaacacccAGTACTGCTGTAGATGTTGTTGTTGCTTGTTGTTCtacatttttctctcataataacaCACGAGCATATTTACTATAATTAGCACAATGATAGGAGTATGACATATTTTTTCTTCACGATCGGGTTCATACCCGTAGTTCATTAAGGAGAAGAGAATTTGTATATTCGCagaaacaaaggagaagagaatTTGTGTTAAATGTCCGTGAACGAACTGCCACCGATTGCGAGGAGCAACACTGGCAAGCTCAGTTTCCGCAGACCCAAAACTCATGGTTACATACTTCGTCATTGTTGCGACTTGCGACATCAGCAGCGGCAATCTCATTCAACGCAAACAAATGCCCCTAGGCTTGAGACAAACCAGCGTCCAACAACCACTCTTTCCCTTCAGTACGTGATTGCTCTAGAGGCCGTGTCTGCTGCGCTTGTTGCCCGGCCTCTGAAGACCCTTTCATTGCGTTCCTTCCAGACAGTCCATGAATCCATGATATGAGCAGCACCAGTGAGTCAAAACCTGCACACGCTTTGGCTTGTCCAGCAGACGGCGCTGCCGCAGCCACCATGTCACCAGGTCATCGTCAGCTTCAGCTCTCGCCAACAAACCTTCAAGGCCAAACGGGCGCAACAGCGTGAACCATACTTCCCGCGCAAACACGCAGCCCAAAAAAAAGATGGCTGACGGTCTCAGTCGCCTgaataaaacatatataagactCTATTTATTTTCCTACTATAAAAAAGATAAGCGGTTGACAGTCGCGCTGCCGATTCATTGATCAGTCACAGTCAGCACTCAGCACCACAAGAGCATCATCAAATATTATTGCTAGGGAAGTACAAAATACAAATTAGCTAGCTTGCGACGCATGTCGTTTAGCCCGCTGCAGACCCTGTCGACCATGGCGACGAGTGCCTGATTCCGGAGCGAGCTCTCGCGGCACATTTCCCGGATGGCTTCCACGTGCTCGTCCTCCGACCTCTCCCAGCAGCTGCCCTTCACCCTCTTCTCCGCGCACACGTCCGTTGCCGCAAGGGCAGCGGGCCTCTTCTTCGTAGGACCGCAGCCGCTTCCGATGAcgaccgccggcgccggcgccgccatcCCGCCGTCGTTCCGATTGCTAGTAGCTCGACGCCTTGATGCGGATTTGGGATCGATAGATTATACGGCAGCCTCGATGTGGCGTGCGTATATGGTTGCGTCGTGGCGCGCGTGCCGATTGTAGCTAGCGTTCTCCTCCTCCATCTCGGACTCAGGTCCGGTGCCTGGCGGGTTTCAAGAACTAACGTGCATGGAAGCTCTGGAAACCGATCAGGATTAACGTCCCTGTGTCCATCACTGCTTTCCGCTAAGAAGAAGATACTAGACACGAATTCGAGTTCATATAGCTCTGCTTTCTTTCTTTGCTACTAGATAGATCGCCGCTGCCGTGTCTCCACCGTACCACGATCCATGCACGGCACCACTACCGATGATCATGAGGTGGCAGACAACACCCCATCGTCCACACAGGCAAGAGATCCTAGCCTAGTAGGCATCTAAAATCAGACGTCTCACAAGCCTGTCTGGCCCAGACAGCATTTTATATAGCCACCACCAGACAACATTTTACAGCTACCAACCAAACAGCCAGCCTGTAGTTTTTACTTGTCGTCGACTCTAAGGCCTACCTTAAACAAACCAATTAGTCATTCATGGAAACAAGGTGACTCATGCCTGTTGCATTGTTATGTTGGACATACAAACCATtatgaaacaaacttttttaaaaaaaaactaaatttgCTTCAAAATTACGCAACTTCATATAACTATTTGGGACATGATTAAAACAGCACCCTAATTTTGCACCTAAATTACCCACATTtgtcattataaaaaataaaacaaagtAACTCCTAAATTTGGTTCTCAATttagcaacatatatatatatgtcattatGAAAGATATTATAAAATAATCTCTTTAATTTATTTCTAAACTACCCATATCTATAGATATATAAGAAATAAATTTAAATATCCCTCAAATCTATTTCTAAATACAAATATAaggtatttataaaaaaaatattcaatAACTATAAAgtattatatattttttgaatCACGTACACACTTGTATCTTTGTGTTTCTCTCTGTCTCCCTCTCTTGGCAAAAAAATATTATGAGTGGAGATAATGTAGAGTGTAGGCAGGAGAGAAACCAGTATAAAATGCATCCGGTGCTAACTAACATTCCGGTGGCATGATATAATTCATAGCTACCGCATGTTGGATTGAAAATGTATGAAGGCATAATATATAAATGTACATTGGGGGACCATGGGGAATTAGCAGTAGTAAGTTAACTGCTAGTTAGGTTGCCATATGCATCCATATCCATGGCATTCCGGAAGCACCTATTGTATCCAAGCttagtgttttttaattattatCTTGAGACATTGGGGGCTACCAAATTCAGCAAAGCCAGTCAGGATCGTGATAAGGTGAATCTTCTCTATCCAATATTGTTTGGAGATAAATAGTGTTAGGACAACAAGAACCGTATGACAAAACCAAATGAAATTATTTACAATGGTTTAGGGAAAATTGGATGGCTCACGAGCACTGATCTCACAGCTAGAAAGGCAGAGGCACGTATGCCTACTAAATGGCACCAAGAGGCACCGGATGCCTACTAAATGGTGGGGTCATAGGCACCATATGCCTACTAAATTGGTTGGATTAGCACAAAAAAAGGTGCGATAATTCCATTTTCAAAAATGTTTTTATGTAATCAAGGGTAAAATGGTAAATCTATAATAGAAGAATAATGTTTTGAGTAGTATAGTTGGTGTGGATGATTGAAGCTAAAGATCCATAATAGAAGCGACAAGATCATCTCGAATTTAAATCTATAAGAGAGATTTTATCACCAATAGAGCTCACCAAGATAAGATTGAAGGCTATTTGATTTGGTGGCCCTAGCTGAAATTGCACAGTCTTTAGATAGTAATAAAAAAAATGAAGAGACAAGAATGATGACAGTAGCTCTAAATCTGGCTTAGAGATCATGCAATAGTAGATAGAATAAATGCGCATAAAGAGAAGACAATTATAatcaaataaataaacaaaactatTAGTAAAAATAATATTCGAATAAAAAATCTAAATACTGCAACAAGCAAACTAGCTACCTGTTTTATTTGTGTGGGCAAACTTGCTAGTTATTGGAGTAACTTAAGCATACTGCTCTGGTAGTCAATTTGGTTAAAGAGACCCCACGGTGTCAAACATGATGATGTCGTCTGGTCTCGAATTGTGGGGAACACAATGTCCTTGAACAAATCTTATGCGGCCGGTACTCTATTTTATTGAATGAAGTCATGCATAATACTTGTTTCCTCAAACATAGTTCACGAACGACCTAGCTTTCATCAAAGATTGATCCACGTAGAGTGACGAAAATCAATGATAAAACCTAACTAAACTACTGGGTACTGAACCGCAAAAATAATTAACATACTCTCTAAAGAAAACTGAGATATCTAATCGACGTTGCATTGCTTAAACTACTTATTGAATACAAACTAAGAAATTTAAACTAATTCTTGTGTATGCATGGTCATGGATGAATGTACGTATCTCTCATGCATTAGAAAGAGGAGAAGCCTAACTCCAGATGGCATGGCGCCCCTGCCGGCCGTCGCCAGCAGCCCCTCCATATGCTCATTATCTACGTCGTCGTGGTTCACCAGGACCGGCGCGGCCATCTTCTTCTGTTCTGGCGCAGATGGTGTCCACAGCAGCTACCATGTTGTCCTGCTGGACAGCAGCCACCACAGGGGAAGAAGCGATCATCGCCGCCGGCGCCGGGTCGGACGCCTGCTGGCGACAGATGGCGATCTGCTGTCTAACAAACTGGAGCTCCATCTCAGAGTCGCGGACTTGTCGCCGCAGTTCTTGTATGATGCCGAGGCAGCCGCCGATGGGTCGGCCGCGCGAGCCTCCGACTGGTAGATGAGCGAGCGCATGGCCGCGGGGCCGTACTTGGTCAGCGTCTTCTGGATGTTGCTGGTGCCGAAGAGGCGCTGGGCGTCGGTGAAGCGGCCCTGCTGGTCGGCGGGTAAGTAGGGGGCGAGCGGGCAGTCCAGGTCGCACTTGCGCCGCCAGAACTTGCACCCCGCGCATGCGTGGTTGTGCACCGTGCTCCTGCTCCCGCCCCCGTGGCCGGTGGGGGTGGGCCACGGGGCGCGGGAGGAGGACGCGGAGCCTGGAGAGGCGGCCGAGTCGTTGGtgttggtggcggcggtggcactAGTGTCGacgtggaggtggaggtgatgcgGTGATTGGCAGCTGTGTCTGTGGCTTTGACGAGGAGGTGGACATGGTACACGCGGGCGTCGGCGTAGGGATAGGAGAGGAGAAGATCGAGAGGGCAGCGGAGCGGAGCGGATCGCTCGCCTCTCCTCTTCACCGCAAGAATATAGTGGGCGGCTGGCGATTAAAAGAAATTAGCtcgccgtcgccgacgccgaACGAACAACCTCCATGCACGCGCATGGATGCATGCGCTCGTTCGAACAATCTCGATTCAACAAGTAGCAGCATTTGCATGCGCTAGATAAGAGAGAGTTGAGATGATCGAGATCTGTGCGCCCTTCATCGGACCCGGTAAGGAACCGGTCACTTAGCTTGTTGGATGATCGATCAGTTTGAAGGCCGAATTACCCGTGAGGACCGGACCACGGTGCCGCACCGGTACGTCCTCGCGGAGAAGAGCAGCCCGACCGGCAGCCCCAAGAACCGCAGCATCTCCCCTACGACGGCCAACAACGCcagcgcgccggcgccggcgcctccgGCCGACTCGCCGGGACCACCGACAGCGCCTTCAGCTCCAGCGCCATCGACAAGGTAAGTTCTCACCCACCCAGCGTACGTTCCCCTGTCACATTTGTCGGCACGGGCAGCTCTCTGACCGTTGCGCGCGCGCGTGCGCACTTGCTGCAGTTCGCGCTTCGGTTGCTGTACGTCGCGGTTGCCGTGGGCGCCTGCGCTTTCCTAGGTGAGCACTGAGCAGCAAAAGGGTAGCAGTTTCCAGTTTTTTACCTAGCGGCGACGATCTTGTGCAACTTTTACCCGCCCATTGACGCTGTCAAAATGTTTGTAGAGGGGCTGTGCTGGACGCAGACCGCCGAGCGGCAGGCGTCCAGGATGAGGCGGCTGTACATGGAGGCCGTCCTGCGGCAGCAGGTGGAGTTCTTCGACACGTCCAGGCCGTCCTCACCGCAGGCCACTTAATCTCTCCTCATCAATGTTTCAGCTGCCCAACGTCCTGGCGAACATGACGCTCTTCTTCGGCGCGCTGGTCGTGGCCTTCGTCTTCGCGTGGCTGCTAGCGCCCGCGGGCCTCCCGTTCATGCTCCTCTTCGTGGCCCCGAGCGTGGTCCTGGGCAAGCGCATGGCCGCAGCGGCGGGGGAGGCGCGTGCGGCGTACAAGGAGGCGGGCGGCGTCGCCGAGCAGGCGGTGTCGTCCATCCGTACCGTGGTGTCGTACCGCGGGGAGCGGCAGACGCTGGAGCGGTTCGGGCGCGCCCTGGCCCGGAGCACGGCGCTCGGCATCAAGCGGGGCTCATCAAGGGCGCCGTCATCGGGAGCCTGGGCATCATGTACGCCATCTGGTCCTTCATGTCCTAGATcggcagcgtcctcgtcatccgTTTCCACGCGCAGGGCGGACACGTCTTAGTCGCCTCCATCTGCATCGTCTTGGCCGGAATGTAATGGCTTGTTCATTCTCAGAAAAATCAGATAACTGCATGCATGCGGCTGGCCTGATACATACATGGCACTGCTCTGATGTTTGCAGGTCCATCATGATGGCTCTGCCAAACTTGCGTTACTTCGTCGACGCCGCCACGGCGGCGGCACGGATGCGCGAGATGATCGACAAGCTGCAGCCTCTCGAGACGGAGGGCAAAAAGGGCGCCACCAAAGAGGACATATCAGGGGCCAGATCACGTTCACTCGTCTGACTCCGCCATTGCCGGAGTACCTACGGTGTCCGGGGAAGACCACGGCGAGGAGGTCGCGAGGATGGCACGGCGAGGCGCGTCTGCTGCGGCACCTGGAGCAGTGCTCGCCCGCGCAGATAGAAAGGGAGAGGATAGGGAGATGGGAGTGGCGGAGACGGATTGGGAGGAGCTTCAGAGGCGGCAGCGGCAGATTGGGACGAGATCCAGAGCTCTGCGGCGTCGTCCCGGTCCCAGCGACCTGAGCCTATGCCTGGGCGTCCTCGCCGTCCACCACGACTGGCTCCACCAAGGTGATTCCTGTACTGACACTTGATTGCTCATTGCTGAATGAACTGAACCAACTGAACTTAACTGTCTATCATGTTCAGGACAATGAAGGGCAAGCAGACTCAACTGTAATGCTATTTGCTCGTCAAGCATCATGTCGATCTTCAGATGAAGGATGAGAATGGGTCAAGTGTCATCT
This genomic interval carries:
- the LOC136510325 gene encoding ABC transporter B family member 15-like gives rise to the protein MAAGPYLVSVFWMLLVPKRRWASVKRPCWSAGPDHGAAPVRPRGEEQPDRQPQEPQHLPYDGQQRQRAGAGASGRLAGTTDSAFSSSAIDKFALRLLYVAVAVGACAFLEGLCWTQTAERQASRMRRLYMEAVLRQQLPNVLANMTLFFGALVVAFVFAWLLAPAGLPFMLLFVAPSVVLGKRMAAAAGEARAAYKEAGGVAEQAVSSIRTVVSYRGERQTLERFGRALARSTALGIKRGSSRAPSSGAWASCTPSGPSCPRSAASSSSVSTRRADTS